A single genomic interval of Oncorhynchus mykiss isolate Arlee chromosome 13, USDA_OmykA_1.1, whole genome shotgun sequence harbors:
- the gper1 gene encoding G-protein coupled estrogen receptor 1, which yields MIRDLRSKDTGSMEVQTTSLVQVYVNGTEQLNTSYDYNVTDASENPDTYQFYTIGLFLSCLYTILLFPIGFIGNILILVVNLNHREKMTIPDLYFVNLAVADLILVADSLIEVFNLNEKYYEYAVLCTFMSLFLQVNMYSSIFFLTWMSFDRYVALASSMSSSPLRTMQHAKLSCSLIWMASILATLLPFTIVQTQHRGEVHFCFANVFEIQWLEVTIGFLVPFSVIGLCYSLIVRILMRAQKHRGLWPRRQKALRMIGVVVLVFFICWLPENIFISIQLLHGTDDPAQRSTFSGHLWHDYPLTGHIVNLAAFSNSCLNPIIYSFLGETFRDKLRLFIKQKASWSVLYRFCHHTLDLHIPVRSEVSEV from the coding sequence ATGATTCGGGACCTTCGAAGCAAAGACACAGGCAGTATGGAAGTGCAGACCACCTCTCTGGTTCAGGTATATGTCAACGGTACGGAGCAACTAAACACCTCATACGACTACAACGTCACGGACGCGTCTGAGAACCCAGACACCTATCAGTTCTACACCATCGGCCTCTTCCTCTCCTGCCTCTACACCATCCTCCTCTTTCCCATCGGCTTCATTGGGAATATACTCATCCTGGTGGTCAACCTCAACCACAGGGAGAAGATGACCATCCCGGACCTCTACTTTGTCAACCTGGCGGTCGCAGACCTCATCCTGGTGGCAGACTCCCTCATCGAGGTCTTCAACCTCAATGAGAAGTACTATGAGTACGCAGTTCTGTGTACCTTCATGTCCTTATTCCTGCAGGTCAACATGTACAGCAGCATCTTTTTCCTGACATGGATGAGCTTTGACCGCTACGTGGCTCTGGCCAGCTCCATGAGCAGCAGTCCTTTGAGGACCATGCAGCATGCCAAGCTCAGCTGCAGCCTCATCTGGATGGCCTCCATCCTGGCTACGCTGCTCCCCTTCACCATTGTCCAGACCCAGCACCGCGGCGAGGTGCACTTCTGCTTCGCCAATGTCTTTGAGATCCAGTGGTTAGAGGTGACCATCGGCTTCCTGGTGCCCTTCTCCGTCATCGGCCTGTGCTACTCGCTGATCGTGCGTATCTTGATGCGGGCGCAGAAGCACCGGGGCCTGTGGCCTCGCAGACAGAAAGCCCTGAGGATGATCggggtggtggtgctggtgttCTTCATCTGCTGGCTGCCTGAGAACATCTTCATCAGCATCCAGCTGCTGCATGGCACAGATGACCCGGCCCAGCGCAGCACCTTCAGCGGCCACCTGTGGCACGACTACCCGCTGACGGGCCACATCGTCAACCTGGCCGCCTTCTCCAACAGCTGCCTCAACCCCATCATCTACAGCTTCCTGGGGGAGACCTTCAGGGACAAGCTAAGACTCTTCATCAAGCAGAAGGCCAGCTGGTCCGTGCTCTACCGCTTCTGCCACCACACCCTAGATTTACACATACCTGTGAGGAGTGAGGTGTCGGAGGTGTAA